From the genome of Sphingobacterium kitahiroshimense, one region includes:
- a CDS encoding helix-turn-helix domain-containing protein, whose product MERQNIQEQIKFMRKQRGLTQQDLAEVAGVSLRTIQRVEKGTEEISGFSLKQISQVLEIPLEQLIMPNVNQISIDKDQTGSIKGLYLSSLLLFVNPLLGLLVPAIIGSTKQNKSDFYKKELRKMITAHALALFFLSISISYLFLTGLLNITMPAFLDKILNAYVLFTIPLIYYVFIILFTAINYLNIDKKLKNQDLTVI is encoded by the coding sequence ATGGAAAGACAAAATATTCAAGAACAGATAAAATTCATGCGAAAGCAGAGGGGACTGACACAACAGGATCTGGCAGAGGTGGCTGGTGTCTCCTTAAGGACGATACAACGAGTTGAGAAGGGAACAGAAGAAATTAGTGGATTTAGTTTAAAACAAATTAGTCAGGTATTAGAAATACCTTTAGAGCAATTAATCATGCCAAATGTAAACCAAATAAGTATAGACAAGGATCAAACGGGAAGTATTAAAGGACTTTACTTATCATCATTGCTATTATTTGTGAATCCACTCTTAGGACTTTTAGTGCCAGCAATAATTGGTTCGACTAAACAAAACAAAAGCGACTTTTATAAAAAGGAATTAAGAAAAATGATAACAGCACACGCGTTGGCTTTATTTTTTTTAAGTATTTCTATTTCATATCTTTTCCTGACAGGTCTTTTAAATATTACTATGCCCGCATTTCTGGATAAGATATTGAATGCATATGTTCTTTTTACAATCCCACTCATCTATTATGTGTTTATTATTTTGTTTACAGCAATTAATTACCTTAATATCGATAAAAAATTAAAAAATCAAGATTTGACAGTGATATAA
- a CDS encoding FAD-dependent monooxygenase: MKRFTIIGGGVAGLTAAIGLNKIGIQATIYESAKALKGIGAGFGLAANAIQALEYLELKAGVIPLGHYLENYNILDKQGRILAAPETKTISDKYEQDNFAIHRADLHQFLLAQIEYENLHLGKRALKIEYREGEIDIFFEDGTIHQTDYLIIADGVNSRLRQQLIPGSAPRYAGYTCWRATIDNANINLSTGSETWGNKGRFGMTPLVGNKIYWYACINSPAHNKVFSRYTIKDLQQNFASYHDPITSVLAETNDQQLIWNDIIDIKPLKNLAFGNTLFIGDAGHATTPNMGQGACQAIEDVAVLIDELKKTTDVALAFQIFEKRRLKRTRYITETSWSIGKVAQWENPISIIIRDTLMRILPEEVKQYKLKKLLSVDFMKL, encoded by the coding sequence ATGAAACGCTTTACCATTATCGGAGGTGGTGTTGCTGGTTTGACTGCAGCCATTGGCCTTAACAAAATTGGTATACAAGCCACTATCTATGAAAGTGCTAAGGCATTAAAAGGTATTGGAGCTGGTTTTGGTTTAGCGGCCAATGCCATTCAGGCATTAGAATACTTGGAACTTAAAGCAGGTGTCATCCCCCTAGGACATTATTTAGAAAACTATAATATTCTGGATAAGCAGGGAAGGATTCTTGCAGCTCCCGAAACCAAAACCATTAGTGACAAGTATGAACAGGATAATTTTGCTATACACCGTGCAGATTTACATCAGTTTCTACTCGCACAAATTGAATATGAAAACTTACATCTTGGAAAAAGAGCTCTTAAAATAGAATACCGAGAAGGAGAAATTGACATCTTTTTTGAAGATGGGACCATACATCAAACGGACTATCTGATTATTGCTGACGGTGTTAATTCTCGATTAAGACAACAATTGATTCCTGGTTCAGCACCACGCTATGCAGGTTATACCTGTTGGCGTGCAACCATTGATAATGCTAATATAAACCTCAGCACTGGTTCAGAAACATGGGGGAACAAAGGACGCTTTGGCATGACTCCTCTTGTTGGAAACAAGATTTATTGGTATGCTTGTATAAATTCTCCCGCTCATAACAAAGTATTCAGTCGTTACACAATCAAGGATCTGCAACAAAACTTTGCGTCTTATCATGATCCGATTACAAGCGTCCTTGCTGAAACAAATGACCAGCAATTGATCTGGAATGATATCATTGATATTAAACCTCTAAAAAATCTAGCTTTCGGTAATACCTTATTTATTGGCGATGCAGGACATGCAACAACCCCCAATATGGGTCAGGGTGCGTGTCAGGCAATTGAAGATGTAGCCGTATTGATAGACGAATTAAAGAAAACGACAGATGTTGCTCTTGCTTTTCAAATATTTGAAAAAAGAAGGTTAAAAAGAACACGTTATATTACCGAAACATCATGGTCTATCGGAAAGGTCGCACAATGGGAGAATCCGATAAGTATTATCATCCGAGATACATTGATGCGTATACTACCTGAAGAAGTTAAGCAGTATAAGCTTAAAAAACTGCTAAGTGTTGATTTTATGAAATTGTAA
- a CDS encoding NAD(P)-dependent oxidoreductase encodes MKTKVLIVDDAHAVLTQKLDQAGIAYDYKPEFDRADAEKYISDYTGLIIRSKFQVDQHFIDLANNLQFIARCGAGMDNIDEAYAQSKGIELISANEGNCDAVGEHMIGMLLSLMNHLNRTNQEIKTGLWRREANRGYELQGRTVAIIGYGHNGQAMAKKLSGFGVKVIAYDKYKTGFSDQFAKEVSMEEVVKHADVLSFHIPLTKETKGLINEEYLYHFRKPIFFLLGARGGIVQIPAVLKAMDEGKIIGAAFDVLPVENFPGLKEQSWFSDLTSRDNVILSPHVAGWTFESYYKLSDVVADKIISFLNK; translated from the coding sequence ATGAAAACAAAAGTATTAATCGTTGATGACGCGCATGCAGTGCTTACTCAAAAATTGGATCAAGCTGGAATTGCCTACGATTACAAACCTGAGTTCGATCGCGCAGATGCTGAAAAATACATTTCTGATTATACGGGATTAATCATAAGATCTAAATTTCAAGTCGATCAGCACTTTATAGATTTAGCAAATAATCTCCAATTTATAGCACGTTGCGGAGCTGGTATGGATAATATTGATGAGGCTTATGCACAATCAAAAGGAATTGAACTCATAAGTGCAAATGAAGGAAACTGTGATGCCGTTGGTGAACATATGATCGGTATGTTGCTTTCTCTTATGAATCATCTTAACAGAACCAATCAGGAAATTAAGACCGGTTTATGGCGTCGTGAGGCCAACCGTGGCTATGAATTACAAGGTCGAACTGTTGCCATTATTGGTTATGGTCACAATGGCCAGGCTATGGCAAAGAAACTCTCCGGCTTTGGTGTAAAAGTTATTGCATATGACAAGTACAAAACTGGCTTTTCAGATCAATTCGCAAAGGAAGTCTCCATGGAAGAAGTTGTCAAACATGCAGATGTACTTAGTTTTCACATTCCACTAACCAAAGAGACAAAAGGATTGATCAACGAAGAATATTTATATCATTTTCGCAAACCCATATTTTTCCTTTTAGGAGCTCGTGGTGGTATTGTTCAAATTCCTGCTGTATTAAAGGCAATGGATGAAGGAAAAATCATAGGAGCTGCTTTTGATGTCCTTCCCGTAGAGAATTTTCCTGGTCTTAAAGAGCAATCTTGGTTTTCAGATCTAACAAGTAGAGACAATGTAATTTTAAGTCCTCATGTTGCAGGATGGACATTTGAAAGTTACTATAAATTATCTGATGTAGTTGCGGATAAGATTATCTCTTTTTTGAACAAGTAA
- the acs gene encoding acetate--CoA ligase: MSLQIKSFEEYQDVYKKSVESPETFWGEIAENFFWKRKWTNVLNWNFTEPNVKWFEGGKLNITENCLDRHIYNLGDKPAIIWEPNDPNESHRILSYKQLLQKVEQFANVLKNNNIRKGDRVCIYLPMVPELVIATLACARIGAIHNVVFGGFSAQSIADRINDAACKVVVTSDGSYRGPKVLELKSIVDDALMQCDSVEKVIVLTRTRTPVSMIKGRDVWWEDEIKKVETQGNPACPAEEMDSEDTLFILYTSGSTGKPKGVVHTTGGYMVYTGYTFANVFQYQQGEVYFCTADIGWITGHSYIVYGPLSQGATSLMFEGTPTYPDAGRLWDIVDKYKVNILYTAPTAIRSLMAFGDSFIDGKDLSSIRKLGSVGEPINEEAWHWYNNKVGKGKAPIVDTWWQTENGGILIAPMAGISPTIPGYAMLPLPGVQPALMDENGKEIEGNDVSGNLCIKFPWPGMLRTTWGDHERCRQTYFATYENMYFTGDGCYRNPEGYYKITGRVDDVLNVSGHRIGTAEVENAINMHSDVVESAIVGYPHPVKGQGIYAYVIANHHIDEESTRKDIMQTITRLIGAIAKPDIIQFVSDLPKTRSGKIMRRILRKIAEGERSNLGDTSTLQDPAVVEAIIEGAEKMNK; the protein is encoded by the coding sequence ATGAGTCTACAAATCAAATCATTTGAAGAATATCAAGACGTTTATAAAAAAAGTGTAGAAAGTCCGGAAACTTTCTGGGGAGAGATAGCGGAAAACTTTTTTTGGAAAAGAAAATGGACAAATGTTCTGAATTGGAATTTTACAGAGCCTAATGTAAAATGGTTCGAAGGTGGAAAATTAAATATTACAGAAAATTGCCTTGACCGCCATATCTATAATTTAGGGGATAAACCTGCGATTATTTGGGAGCCAAATGATCCAAATGAATCGCATCGCATTTTATCTTACAAACAACTTTTACAGAAAGTTGAGCAATTTGCCAACGTTCTAAAAAATAACAATATCCGCAAAGGAGACCGTGTATGTATTTATTTACCAATGGTTCCCGAATTGGTTATTGCGACTTTAGCCTGTGCACGTATCGGTGCTATTCACAACGTAGTCTTCGGAGGTTTTTCGGCTCAATCTATCGCTGACCGTATCAATGATGCGGCCTGTAAAGTAGTTGTGACTTCTGATGGTAGCTACCGTGGTCCAAAAGTATTAGAATTAAAGAGCATTGTTGATGATGCATTAATGCAATGTGACTCTGTTGAAAAAGTCATTGTATTAACAAGAACACGTACACCAGTCTCCATGATTAAAGGTCGTGATGTATGGTGGGAAGATGAAATTAAGAAAGTAGAAACACAAGGAAATCCAGCTTGTCCCGCAGAAGAAATGGATTCAGAAGACACATTATTTATCTTGTATACTTCAGGTTCTACAGGCAAACCAAAGGGTGTTGTCCATACCACTGGTGGCTATATGGTTTATACTGGTTATACTTTTGCAAACGTATTTCAATATCAGCAAGGTGAAGTATACTTCTGTACTGCAGATATTGGCTGGATTACAGGTCACTCCTACATTGTTTACGGACCTCTTTCACAGGGAGCTACTTCATTAATGTTTGAAGGTACACCAACCTATCCTGACGCTGGCCGTTTATGGGATATCGTTGATAAATATAAAGTCAATATTTTATATACAGCACCAACAGCTATCCGTTCACTGATGGCTTTTGGAGACTCATTTATTGATGGAAAGGATTTGAGCAGTATCCGTAAACTGGGATCAGTTGGTGAGCCTATCAATGAGGAAGCTTGGCATTGGTATAACAATAAAGTCGGTAAAGGAAAAGCTCCTATTGTTGATACCTGGTGGCAAACTGAAAATGGCGGTATCTTAATCGCTCCTATGGCTGGTATTTCACCAACTATACCAGGATATGCGATGTTACCATTACCAGGGGTTCAGCCTGCACTTATGGACGAGAATGGAAAAGAAATTGAAGGAAATGATGTTTCCGGAAATTTATGTATCAAATTCCCGTGGCCAGGTATGTTACGTACCACTTGGGGAGATCATGAGCGTTGCCGTCAGACCTATTTTGCAACTTACGAAAATATGTATTTCACAGGTGATGGCTGTTATAGAAACCCTGAGGGTTATTACAAAATCACAGGTCGTGTGGATGATGTATTAAACGTATCTGGACACCGCATCGGAACTGCTGAAGTAGAAAATGCAATCAATATGCACTCTGATGTTGTAGAATCAGCTATTGTTGGTTACCCGCACCCCGTAAAAGGACAAGGTATCTATGCTTACGTTATTGCCAATCATCATATTGATGAAGAAAGTACACGTAAAGATATCATGCAGACGATTACAAGATTGATTGGTGCTATCGCAAAACCTGATATCATCCAATTTGTATCAGATCTTCCTAAGACACGTTCTGGAAAAATCATGCGTCGCATTCTTAGAAAAATTGCAGAGGGTGAAAGATCCAACTTGGGAGATACTTCCACTCTTCAAGATCCAGCTGTCGTTGAAGCAATCATTGAAGGTGCAGAAAAAATGAATAAGTAA
- the rsmA gene encoding 16S rRNA (adenine(1518)-N(6)/adenine(1519)-N(6))-dimethyltransferase RsmA — translation MSTVRAKKHLGQHFLNDKNAAKKIVDALDPKLGFTQVLEVGPGMGVLSDFLLQNDAYETWMIDVDDESIEFLADKYPQLEHRLIHGDFLNLDFSQHFGEKMAVIGNFPYNISSQILFKILDERNRVVQMTGMFQKEVAERCTAKAGSKEYGILSVFLQAYYHVEYLFTVKAGAFNPPPKVLSGVIRMTRNDRTALACDEKLFWRVVKSGFNQRRKTLRNSLSAVVTKDKMSDNPLYELRAERLTVNDFIVLTNEIANA, via the coding sequence ATGAGTACAGTAAGAGCCAAGAAACATTTAGGACAACATTTTTTGAATGATAAAAATGCGGCAAAAAAAATAGTTGATGCTTTGGATCCAAAATTAGGATTCACGCAGGTGCTTGAGGTCGGTCCTGGAATGGGTGTTCTTTCCGATTTTCTTCTACAAAATGATGCTTACGAAACATGGATGATCGATGTGGATGATGAATCTATTGAATTTTTAGCAGATAAATATCCTCAGTTGGAACACCGTCTGATTCATGGTGACTTTTTAAACTTGGATTTTTCACAACATTTTGGCGAAAAGATGGCCGTAATCGGTAATTTCCCTTATAATATTTCTTCTCAGATTTTATTTAAAATATTGGATGAACGCAACCGTGTTGTGCAGATGACCGGTATGTTTCAAAAGGAAGTTGCAGAGCGCTGTACAGCAAAGGCAGGTAGTAAAGAATATGGTATTTTAAGTGTGTTCTTACAGGCTTACTATCATGTAGAATATTTATTCACCGTAAAGGCTGGTGCATTTAATCCACCACCAAAGGTACTTTCTGGTGTCATTCGAATGACGAGAAATGATCGCACAGCACTTGCGTGTGATGAGAAATTATTCTGGAGAGTTGTAAAATCTGGTTTCAACCAAAGACGTAAGACCTTAAGAAACTCGCTGTCGGCGGTAGTTACAAAAGATAAAATGTCGGACAATCCATTATATGAATTACGCGCTGAGCGATTAACGGTTAATGATTTTATCGTTCTAACAAACGAAATTGCGAATGCCTAA